Below is a genomic region from Henckelia pumila isolate YLH828 chromosome 3, ASM3356847v2, whole genome shotgun sequence.
TGTTGCATACAGTGATTTTAGAAAGAGATATCCCGAGGCTGCGCAGTTTTTGAACGAGAGAGATACACTTGATCGATGGACTCGAGCATATTGCCCAAATACCCGTTACAATATTATGACGACAAATGGGGTTGAATCGATCAATGCTCGACTACTTGAAGAGAGAAAGCTTCCTATAATTTAACTTTTAGATTCTTTGCAGAGACTGGCATCATCTTGGTTTGTCCGATATTGCAACACATCAATTGCAGCTAACACTAATCTGACCACCCCTACCATCGAGGGAATTCTTCGTAGCCGGTTCACTGATGCCCAAGGAATGCAAGTTTCTGAATTGGGCCGTCTTGAGTTTGATGTTCGGAGTGGTTGACACTCGGCCATTGTGGACCTGGAATCTAAAAGATGCACTTGTCGAGTTTTTGATATTGATAGATTCCCATGTGCCCATGCCATTGCAGCCAGTTGGTTAATGAAGATTGACTTGTATCAATTGTGTTCAGAGTATTATTCTACGATGACATGGTTCATGGCTTACTCAGAGACTGTCTATCCAGTTCCCGAAGAAAGTGAATGACCACGTAACATTAATTTTCCAGTGGTATTACCTCCTTGTGTAGAAAAGAGAAAGGgtggaaaaaaaacaaaatagaattCCTTCGATTGGAGAATTTAAGAGAAGGTAGAAGCAACCTTTGTGTTACGTAATTATGGGTCAAAATTATGTAAACATATCAAAATTATGTAAACATAATGtggtaaaattaaaattaatgtaTTGTTCTAAGAAGATTCTTGGGTCGACCAAAAAGTCCTATTGATGACCAAGAAAACGTCTTGCCCAAGAAAACTTGGGTCGACCAAGAAGCTCTCTTGGTTGACCAAGAGAAGCTTGGGTCGACCATGAGATCTTATTTGTTCTTGGGTCGACCAAGAGAACTTCTTGATTCTATTGTTAAAATATGTATGATCATAatcatattaatgaaaataatgGATACATATGTTATAAATTGCAcgattatataaaaaaatcgtTAAACTAGTGGATTCAACggttaaaacatgtatcattatataaCATACTCGTAAAAATAGCGGATACATATGTTATAACTTGCAtgattatatatcaaaatcattaAACTAGTGGATTCAACGGTTAAAACATTTATCATTATATAACATACTCGTGAAAATAGCAGATACATATGTTATAACTTGCAcgattatatatcaaaatcgtTAAACTAGTGGATTCAACGGTTAAAACATTTATCATTATATAACATACTCGTGAAAATAGCTGATACATATGTTATAACTTGCAcgattatatatcaaaatcgtTAAACTAGTGGATTCAACGGTTAAAACATTTATCATTATATAACATATTCGTGAAAATAACAGATACATATGTTATAACTTGCAcgattatatatcaaaattgttAAACCAGTGGATTCAACggttaaaacatgtatcattatataaCATACTCGTAAAAATTGCGGATACATATGTTACAACTTGCAcgattatatatcaaaatcgtTAAACTAGTGGATTCAACGGTTAAAACATTTATCATTATATAACATACTCGTGAAAATAGCAGATACATATGTTATAACTTGCACGATTATATATCAAACATTCGACcataaaatacaaaattaatCAATTGGAAAGAAATTAAAGATCAATACACAGTCCATTGATTATCAAACATATTACAgagtaaaaaaaatctaaactcAGTTACAAGTCTGTCATCTAACTGTAATACTAGGTGATCACTTTACTTGGATAAAGCATATCCAGCAGCGGCTAGGACAAATGCTCCTGAATCCTCACTGTACAATTAAAAAGAGTAATGAAATTATTAGTCATATGTCAATGGTAAACATATTACACATTAGAGATATGATAACGTAGTGTTTAATCCGGGCTTTGAATTCATCATACATCGTTATAGACCATGACCTCTCAGGGTGTGGATTGTTTCCAACAAAGGATAACAGACGAGCAACGTTGATAAGTATAGGCCCTATGTCCTCATCCAAATCTTTGTAGTTAGGGTCGTGCTTTCGCTGCAAGTCAAATATAGTGCACTTATTGACCCCTGCCACAAGTTTTAGTAAAAACCAGCGCCCATCTTTGTGGACTGGGATGAGAATTATTCGCGCCTTTTCCCAGGAGACGCAGGGCCATTTTGGATCAATCCCTTTCACCACCCCACCAGATTTGTGTTGAGAACTCGGTTTTCATCTTCAGCCAGTACTGACATTGACATATAGAAATGCCTATCCATCAGCGACACGATTGGTGACATCACTTCAGGATGTTGCAGCTGAATCTTGAGTAATCCACGAAGAGCTTCACCCATGTGCTGAATTCGACAGAAGAATATGTTTTCAAAGTTAAAAAATAAGTGCTCTACAAATATTCACAAATCGTAAATGCTTACACAAATTGTGACGGGCGAATTCGCGATCGCCATGGACCTGTAGAACGACCTGTCATAATTGTCATAAAACTCTTTAATCCTGCTAGGCAAACTCATGAGCATCGATGCCCTAACTCGAGCCAACGACTTGTTTACCTTGAAAGTTACGCACTCCACAAACGACCTCACACCATCACAACCTCTCGACGTGGATGCCTCGGCACCTGACATAACCGCATCAGAAGTCACCTGAATATCTAAAAACATCAAGTTGAtcgtttattatattatattatactatacataaatatatatgtcaAAAAATGCATTAACTTACCTTCGGAGTATTCCTCTGGTATAGTTGGCAGCGCAGCTCGGCTACTATTGGGAAACAATTCCATGACCATATTATCATCCACACCTAATAGCATAcatcaaacaaattaaaattaaaaggacAATTCTAATACATAATTCTCTTATGtgaacttaattaaaaattactcACCAACGTCTGCCTCAAGTACAGATGATTTCCTTTTCTGCCTTCTACTATAGACCATGTTATAATCTCTCTAAATATGCATTGCCGTCTGAGACCTGATCTCAGCCAAACCTGCTCTAATCTGTTCAGTCAAAATCGATCTCAACTCATCAAAACCAGCTTTCATTGCCCTTATACATGCCCTGGACTCGATAAATTGTGCTCTCATCTCAAGACGCAATGAGTTAATGGTATCATCCAATGCACTCAAACGCCGCCCAAAACGATGCTCCAGGGGTGATGTGCGGCGAGTAGTATTGCATCCAAAGTGGACTATAAGACCCGTAGGAATGGGAGGACGAGTGCTAGAGCTGGATCTAGTGGCATCAGCAGAAGGGGTGCTGGAGCTGGATCCAGTGGCTTTAGTAGAAGGGGTGCTGGAACCATCGTGATAAGAAGGTGTGTGCTGGACTAGGGGAGACTCCACATCATTCTCGAGAGGGCGCTGGCTACGTATAACTGTCTTACCCTGACTCCACAGCTCTAGTACCCGAGTGGTGACGACATCTGGTGCAGAATCAACAAAAACACCGGTGGTATAATATGATGACACGAGCTCCTCAGAAGTAGGTGTCAAACATCCAACACAAtcctatatttatttaatatcttatcagataaattaaaaatttatatccacAGTTACTATATCAAATTAATTCATATTACTTACATTGATATCACAGGCACCAAAGGCTGCACTAACATCAACATCATACGGGGCACGATTTGAGGGCCACGTGTTAGTCACCCACTTAAACATCCTGGGAAAAATCAAACCATCTTCCACATCTCTTCTCTTGGCAAAATTTTGTGCCACACTAGGATAATATTCATAAGCCAAgatctgtaaaaaaaaaaaaaaaaaattccaacaaTGTTATTATTACAAATAAAGATAACAAAGTCACtttaacattaaaaaaattatatacctGCAGAGGCAGCACAAAACCACTGAGAAAAAAGTTGCCATGAACTTCTTTAGAACCCTGTCCCTAGGAAGTATATTTCTTTAAAAGGTCCTTCTTCAAAGATCTGACGGCATCACGATAGGCTATTCTACTCCAGGGATACCTATTAAACATATCCAAATCATCTATAAGTCTTAGACATGTACTGTCGACCTTCACACTTTTTTTCCTACTCCCCCAACAGAATACGACACAATAAAAGTAAAGACTAGCCATCTTCAACTTCTCCACATCCATTCCCTCAGTCTCATTTTGTCCTAAGGCAACAATCTTTGCCTTCAAATCACTAAGAAAAATTTGAGACTTACCAACAAAGTGTCTTGAGACAAAGATACCTCCTCCATCTGGTAGATCTGTCGGCTCTACACTGCAGTCGAGACATGTTATTAAACAATAATCTAACATAGAAAATCTAACAGGCCTTTTGCGCACGACCATCCAAAAATCATCACTACCGTTATCAACTATCTGACTACTCATTAGATACCAGATAATTTGACTTGAAACATTAAAATCTCGGTAATACCTAACGAGATTACCAAATGGAGACTGCTAAAAAATGTTGCTCTCTCCTCGTTGTTCAGATTAGgggtgtaaacgagccgagctactcGTGAGTAGCTCGGTCAAAACTCGCCTCGAGCTCGAGTtgaccgagctcgagctcgagaacatacaatcgagctcgagctcgagctcaaaatatatgtgttcgagtagctcgcgagctactcgataacacatataaatataaaatattatataaatatatatataaatataatgtatataatattttatttatttattcatataattttttttatttatatatgattatatataattttcgagctcgagtagctcgagATATAgatgagctcgagctcgagtaagAAATTAACTACTagatcgagctcgagtagtcaaatatgagtcgagctcgagctcgagtagtatgCTACTCGA
It encodes:
- the LOC140890252 gene encoding uncharacterized protein, producing the protein MSSQIVDNGSDDFWMVVRKRPVRFSMLDYCLITCLDCSVEPTDLPDGGGIFVSRHFVGKSQIFLSDLKAKIVALGQNETEGMDVEKLKMASLYFYCVVFCWGSRKKSVKGQGSKEVHGNFFLSGFVLPLQILAYEYYPSVAQNFAKRRDVEDGLIFPRMFKWVTNTWPSNRAPYDVDVSAAFGACDINDCVGCLTPTSEELVSSYYTTGVFVDSAPDVVTTRVLELWSQGKTVIRSQRPLENDVESPLVQHTPSYHDGSSTPSTKATGSSSSTPSADATRSSSSTRPPIPTGLIVHFGCNTTRRTSPLEHRFGRRLSALDDTINSLRLEMRAQFIESRACIRAMKAGFDELRSILTEQIRAGLAEIRSQTAMHI